A window of Synechococcus sp. MEDNS5 contains these coding sequences:
- the glgB gene encoding 1,4-alpha-glucan branching protein GlgB → MTNTVLEWMVEDAQRLVECRHDHPFAVLGPQPQDDGTWVLRVWMPEAENVTLLLGNQEMGMTTPHHPWIFEASVAHDPGCGYRLRVHRGGITHEQHDPWAFRQEWMGEMDRHLFAEGNHHHIWRRMGAHHCERQGIQGVMFCLWAPHARSVSVIGDLNSWDGRHHPMQQRLGGIWELFIPELGEGNLYKYEIRTQDGHCYQKADPYGFQHEVRPDTSSVVNHLDGFHWTDSAWIQKRDSSNPLDQPIAVYEMHLGSWIHAAADEPFIEADGTPRAPVPAADLKPGARLLTYPELADRLIPYVKERGFTHIELMPITEHPFDGSWGYQVTGWYAPTSRYGTPDEFRAFVDRCHAEGIGVIIDWVPGHFPKDRHGLAFFDGCHLYEHADPRIGEHKEWGTLIFNYSRNEVRNFLVANLVFWFDQFHIDGIRVDAVASMLYRDYLRPDGEWLPNEHGGRENTEAVQFLQQANHVLFQHFPGALSIAEESTTWPMVTQPTDIGGLGFNLKWNMGWMHDMLDYFELDPWFRQFHQNNITFSIWYTYTENFMLALSHDEVVHGKSNLLHKMPGDDWQKYANTRALLAYMWTHPGKKTIFMGMEFGQRAEWNVWGDLQWDLLNYEPHQGVQRMVDDLNTLYKAEPALWRDDFDQFGFQWIDCNDNRHSVISFMRRESTSGTWLVVVANFTPQSHSHYRVGVPLAGFYEEIFNTDASKYGGSNLGNMGGKPTEEWGIHGYENSLDLCLPPLSLMVFKHDPKRSLNPVQD, encoded by the coding sequence ATGACCAACACTGTTCTCGAGTGGATGGTTGAAGACGCACAACGGTTGGTCGAGTGCCGTCACGACCATCCGTTTGCGGTCCTCGGACCCCAGCCTCAGGACGATGGGACCTGGGTTCTGCGTGTGTGGATGCCTGAGGCAGAGAATGTCACCTTGCTTCTGGGAAACCAGGAGATGGGGATGACGACTCCTCACCACCCCTGGATTTTCGAAGCCTCCGTCGCCCATGACCCAGGTTGCGGGTATCGATTACGCGTGCACCGCGGAGGCATCACCCACGAACAGCACGACCCCTGGGCGTTCCGACAGGAGTGGATGGGGGAGATGGATCGCCATCTCTTCGCAGAAGGCAACCATCACCACATCTGGCGTCGGATGGGTGCCCATCACTGTGAGCGGCAAGGGATCCAGGGCGTGATGTTCTGCCTGTGGGCACCGCATGCGCGCAGTGTGAGTGTGATCGGCGACCTGAACTCCTGGGATGGCCGCCATCACCCCATGCAACAGCGTCTGGGGGGAATTTGGGAGTTGTTCATTCCCGAACTTGGCGAAGGCAACCTCTATAAATACGAAATCCGCACCCAGGACGGCCACTGCTATCAGAAGGCCGATCCCTATGGGTTCCAGCATGAGGTGCGTCCAGACACCAGCTCGGTGGTGAACCACCTGGATGGCTTCCACTGGACCGACAGTGCATGGATCCAGAAGCGCGACAGCAGCAACCCCCTCGATCAACCGATCGCGGTGTATGAGATGCACCTTGGCAGTTGGATCCACGCTGCCGCCGATGAGCCGTTCATCGAAGCCGACGGCACGCCCCGTGCTCCAGTTCCAGCGGCCGACCTCAAGCCGGGAGCCAGGCTTCTCACCTATCCAGAACTGGCCGACCGCTTGATCCCCTATGTGAAGGAGCGGGGCTTCACCCACATCGAACTGATGCCGATCACCGAGCATCCTTTTGACGGCTCCTGGGGTTATCAGGTCACCGGCTGGTATGCGCCGACAAGCCGCTACGGCACACCCGATGAATTCCGGGCATTCGTGGATCGCTGCCATGCGGAAGGCATTGGCGTGATCATCGATTGGGTACCAGGCCACTTCCCCAAAGACAGACACGGCCTCGCCTTCTTCGATGGCTGCCATCTCTATGAGCATGCCGATCCAAGAATTGGCGAGCACAAGGAATGGGGGACGCTGATCTTCAACTACAGCCGCAATGAGGTTCGCAACTTCCTCGTTGCCAACCTGGTGTTCTGGTTTGACCAGTTCCATATCGATGGCATCCGGGTGGACGCTGTTGCATCGATGCTTTACCGCGACTATCTGCGCCCGGATGGCGAATGGCTTCCCAACGAACACGGCGGCAGGGAAAACACTGAGGCTGTGCAGTTCCTCCAGCAGGCCAATCACGTGCTCTTCCAGCACTTTCCAGGTGCCCTCTCAATTGCGGAGGAATCCACCACCTGGCCGATGGTGACCCAGCCCACGGACATTGGTGGCCTTGGCTTCAACCTGAAGTGGAACATGGGCTGGATGCACGACATGCTCGATTATTTCGAGCTTGATCCCTGGTTCCGCCAGTTTCACCAGAACAACATCACATTTTCCATCTGGTACACCTACACGGAAAATTTCATGCTTGCCCTCAGCCACGACGAGGTGGTGCATGGCAAGAGCAATCTGTTGCACAAAATGCCAGGGGATGACTGGCAGAAGTACGCCAACACCAGGGCATTACTGGCCTACATGTGGACGCACCCAGGCAAGAAAACCATCTTCATGGGGATGGAGTTCGGCCAAAGAGCTGAATGGAACGTGTGGGGGGATCTGCAATGGGATCTCCTCAATTACGAGCCCCATCAAGGTGTTCAGCGCATGGTCGATGACCTCAATACGCTCTACAAAGCCGAACCCGCCCTCTGGCGTGATGACTTTGATCAGTTTGGGTTCCAGTGGATTGACTGCAACGACAACCGCCACTCAGTGATCAGCTTCATGCGTCGGGAAAGCACAAGCGGTACCTGGCTCGTTGTTGTGGCCAACTTCACGCCTCAAAGTCATTCTCACTACCGAGTCGGTGTTCCCCTGGCTGGGTTCTACGAAGAGATCTTCAACACCGATGCCAGCAAATACGGTGGCAGCAACCTGGGCAACATGGGCGGAAAGCCCACTGAAGAGTGGGGGATCCACGGCTACGAGAACTCTCTCGACCTTTGCCTGCCTCCCTTGAGCCTTA
- a CDS encoding DUF3887 domain-containing protein: MKLTSCLLAAALATSTVELIPASSARAETLLSQATEAPRTGLSPRQATEAAAALLQAIKTKNAAGIYSLLSSPLQAATTAEAVAKRLESAPGIETFRVVAVNPGMDDTTVDTVAITNGGTREVPLMLVLDDDGKLLAWKWVGTMRPIEQTALNFVKDLDAGRWVAARYYLDLDFQREISPADLQRKWTKLEGLLGGVKRIKSALVASQGGEQQLVLVTIQFGKVTDNLFVIFNRQGRIINVDFSADLV, from the coding sequence GTGAAGCTCACCTCCTGTCTTCTGGCTGCAGCCCTGGCCACCAGCACGGTTGAGCTGATCCCTGCATCCTCCGCTCGCGCTGAGACGCTGCTCAGCCAGGCCACCGAGGCCCCCCGCACAGGACTCAGCCCCCGCCAGGCCACCGAAGCCGCCGCGGCTCTGCTTCAGGCCATCAAAACCAAGAATGCCGCAGGGATTTATTCCCTCCTGTCCTCTCCGCTTCAGGCCGCAACAACTGCAGAGGCCGTGGCCAAGCGTCTGGAATCCGCTCCAGGGATCGAAACATTCCGTGTGGTGGCCGTCAATCCCGGCATGGACGACACCACGGTGGACACGGTGGCGATCACCAACGGTGGAACTCGGGAGGTTCCCCTGATGCTGGTGCTCGACGACGACGGCAAACTGCTTGCCTGGAAATGGGTCGGCACGATGCGTCCGATCGAGCAGACGGCACTCAATTTTGTGAAGGATCTGGATGCAGGCCGTTGGGTGGCTGCCCGCTACTACCTCGATCTCGATTTTCAGAGGGAGATTTCGCCGGCCGATCTGCAACGCAAATGGACCAAGCTTGAAGGGCTGCTCGGCGGTGTGAAACGCATCAAGAGCGCACTGGTGGCCAGCCAGGGTGGTGAGCAGCAGCTCGTTCTGGTCACCATCCAATTCGGCAAGGTCACCGACAACCTGTTCGTGATTTTCAACCGGCAGGGGCGGATCATCAACGTGGATTTCTCCGCGGATCTGGTCTGA
- a CDS encoding CocE/NonD family hydrolase translates to MFADHNLITGDGVALASRLWRPDEPGPWPCLLMRQPYGKAIASTVTLPHPEWWCRHGFMVLVQDVRGQGDSDGVFEGFSQEARDTATTLEWIRNHPDCNGRIGLYGFSYQGLTQLLAPEDSLPPDCMAPAMCGLDEQTHWSCEGGAHWWHLGLGWGLQLAALQARRRGDQSAWGEIRESLESGRYLRDGPDLLERHDPNGMALRWLKLPADQADGWKHHHSPRSWLRRPLLLLGGWWDPHLRGVLDLAERSRAAGGSPELHIGPATHLQWWPQSSALLLNFFRRHLQDLAAADDAELLRLWDQGSDQWVDLPWMVAGNPTPDAIGWHLASDGLACLDPDDGRLLKLSEGSGGTVTVVHDPWRPVPAVGGHLSPSAGPCDRSSIDQRSDVALFTSAPLQESMVLRGRPVLSCEASADQPGFDLSVTLSRLPAGSTTTQQLSTGLLRVLGDRARQSEERCVELQPMLASFQAGDRVRLSIAGAAWPAVGVNPGTLDHLCGAPHFRCQVISIALQLKSARLQMESFLMLHNDGTPAD, encoded by the coding sequence ATGTTCGCTGATCACAATCTGATCACTGGCGACGGGGTAGCGCTTGCCTCCAGACTCTGGCGACCCGATGAACCCGGACCATGGCCATGCCTGCTGATGCGTCAGCCGTATGGCAAAGCGATCGCCTCGACGGTCACCCTGCCTCACCCTGAGTGGTGGTGTCGCCATGGCTTCATGGTGCTGGTTCAGGACGTGCGCGGGCAGGGAGACTCCGATGGGGTGTTCGAAGGATTCAGCCAGGAAGCTCGCGATACGGCCACAACCCTGGAATGGATTCGGAACCACCCCGACTGCAATGGTCGCATCGGTCTCTACGGCTTTTCCTATCAGGGCCTGACCCAGCTGCTGGCCCCGGAAGACAGCCTGCCTCCCGATTGCATGGCACCGGCGATGTGCGGGCTCGATGAGCAGACCCATTGGAGCTGCGAGGGAGGCGCTCACTGGTGGCATCTCGGCCTGGGCTGGGGTCTGCAGCTGGCGGCACTGCAGGCCAGGAGACGGGGGGATCAGAGCGCCTGGGGGGAAATCCGTGAAAGCCTCGAGAGCGGTCGTTACCTGCGCGATGGCCCTGATCTGCTCGAACGCCATGATCCCAATGGCATGGCCCTGCGCTGGTTGAAGCTGCCTGCAGACCAAGCCGATGGTTGGAAACACCATCACAGCCCACGCTCCTGGTTGCGTCGCCCTCTCCTGCTGCTGGGCGGATGGTGGGATCCCCACCTCCGCGGCGTACTTGATCTGGCCGAAAGGTCCCGGGCCGCCGGCGGCAGTCCTGAACTGCACATCGGCCCAGCCACCCACCTGCAGTGGTGGCCTCAAAGCAGTGCGCTGCTGCTGAATTTCTTTCGGCGTCATCTGCAAGACCTCGCGGCAGCAGACGATGCTGAGCTCCTGAGACTCTGGGACCAGGGGAGTGATCAGTGGGTTGACCTGCCCTGGATGGTGGCGGGTAACCCAACACCAGACGCGATCGGCTGGCACCTCGCCAGTGATGGCCTGGCCTGCCTGGACCCTGACGATGGCCGTCTTCTTAAGTTGTCGGAAGGTTCCGGTGGAACCGTCACGGTTGTGCATGACCCCTGGCGTCCGGTCCCGGCCGTTGGAGGTCACCTGAGTCCTTCAGCCGGGCCTTGCGACCGCAGCTCCATCGACCAGCGCAGTGATGTTGCGCTCTTCACCAGCGCTCCACTGCAAGAGTCAATGGTGCTACGTGGCCGTCCGGTTCTGAGCTGTGAGGCCTCGGCGGACCAACCCGGATTCGACCTCAGCGTGACCCTCTCCAGACTCCCCGCTGGGTCGACAACCACCCAGCAACTTTCGACGGGTCTTCTGAGAGTTCTTGGAGACCGTGCACGGCAGAGCGAGGAACGCTGCGTTGAATTGCAACCGATGCTCGCCAGCTTTCAAGCAGGCGACCGAGTAAGACTCTCCATTGCAGGTGCAGCGTGGCCAGCGGTTGGCGTTAATCCAGGCACGCTGGATCATCTCTGCGGAGCACCTCACTTTCGGTGCCAGGTGATCAGCATCGCGTTGCAATTGAAGTCAGCTCGGCTGCAGATGGAGTCTTTTCTGATGCTCCACAACGATGGAACTCCGGCAGACTGA
- a CDS encoding DUF4332 domain-containing protein, whose protein sequence is MNAADPLRELPQGLRDEQAQLLASGFNTWGDVQNLTDPQISRLAASGRASARNLRRLKGMADLGCCLDLAPADAALLMHAGLATVAAVAGSSPPELVTRTGRLERQLRSGRPPVVDLALAKTWILKAKERQNTN, encoded by the coding sequence ATGAACGCCGCCGATCCACTCAGGGAGCTCCCCCAGGGACTACGTGATGAACAGGCTCAGCTCTTGGCTTCAGGATTCAACACCTGGGGGGACGTGCAAAACCTCACCGACCCCCAGATCAGTCGCCTGGCCGCCTCAGGCAGGGCCTCAGCCCGAAACCTCCGCCGCCTGAAAGGCATGGCAGATCTAGGGTGCTGCCTCGACCTAGCCCCAGCCGATGCAGCCCTCCTGATGCATGCGGGCCTGGCCACAGTCGCAGCCGTGGCGGGTTCATCACCCCCCGAGCTGGTCACTCGGACTGGGCGTTTGGAACGGCAACTGCGCAGTGGCCGCCCGCCGGTGGTTGACCTGGCTTTGGCAAAGACCTGGATCCTGAAAGCCAAGGAGAGGCAAAACACGAACTGA
- a CDS encoding Ycf51 family protein, whose translation MPLPELLENSSGWLAWGGAALSALTIVAFIAGWGVRFRLVGVSSFTLLLSASCWAFSVSYTPTVKVDGALRVPVVFDNGDDLVVAQASVDFPPEAVAPTLEQLALNVRPGGRSSAVVSVRLRQLQPAGDGASRPIILGELERSFEPG comes from the coding sequence ATGCCCTTACCGGAGTTGCTTGAAAACTCGAGCGGCTGGCTGGCCTGGGGCGGAGCAGCGCTGTCGGCACTCACGATCGTGGCCTTCATCGCCGGCTGGGGGGTGCGGTTCCGTCTGGTGGGGGTCAGCAGTTTCACCCTGCTGCTGTCGGCGAGCTGCTGGGCCTTTTCCGTGAGCTACACCCCCACGGTGAAGGTGGATGGCGCCCTTCGCGTCCCGGTTGTTTTCGACAACGGCGACGATCTGGTGGTGGCGCAGGCAAGCGTTGATTTCCCACCTGAGGCGGTGGCACCCACCCTCGAACAGCTTGCGCTCAATGTGCGGCCCGGAGGTCGCAGCAGCGCTGTGGTGTCGGTACGGCTGCGTCAATTGCAACCGGCTGGCGATGGAGCCTCAAGGCCCATCATCCTCGGGGAACTCGAGCGGAGCTTCGAGCCCGGATGA
- a CDS encoding translocation/assembly module TamB domain-containing protein, giving the protein MLGSGPGGRTNNGIVKRLGIALIGGFVVWIAADRIVSTVFDRLRPGLEEQVGKPLGHPVSIGTYQGLSLRGITVGPIKVQRGRRDQSTASVQQLTIGVNPLASLQRLRPVVTVGVKGAQLDLRRNPQGAYWVLGPQPKGGKPPRLDLDVRLTDSARLQIAPAGLALRAAGRTSVRLDENRADVSLQVALPDRGRITLQGRGRWVRPELQLSTRLERIRLERYQGLLPAKLPVQLRGQLGGDLRLGWRQGQANCSGGISLVGVEVSGEPLDQTLRSKQLKISCRGNALSIPTSEWAYGNYRADLGGQVRLNRAFDLRGGLRELGQDRRVAFRLRGDWYRPKFQLKGRWALPETVALDGPLQLAVQLGADWRNNKAWTAQLDRLDLQAPGVALQARGMLHPQLDVTSKQLTLAGPAWKRLPLVPEFLGAKVPLQGLLKLRGETAKPVISLDLAQASNPLLEAWSLKAGWSSETGLLRVENFRSPDLQAQARLPLALGAEGLEIGDLQADLRLDRYPLKRIGPLLGTPMDGSISASGQVRGPLQALRPDLNIAVNEPRAGTIRLVENWNGRFAGLAGGGGVLTMASVGAVVQGELEARLGANWLPNRVLLTRRGGRMEMTGTPAAYRWMAKGLSIDGVELALPPKQRWEGLYGRLSGEGTLGLQPLAMEADLSLHRQWLMGLQLRQILLSGRYKDRRYSITGELLPPDTGQITLDATGRLNGALDAHVEARGLSARWLTNSALSLPQLNEELPASMGTATDLGTLLVNTFGGTLDGQLQALRDAREALLNATKTSRDRDPLHLKDLRGQVDAVIDVKGPRLSRLDLDLKARGHLWIEGQDQDYALQIKPFIARIEGPIQGGEGSFSLEHLPFSLLALVAPVPPALQGAVGLTGRYKLDGASPELSTDLKLEDARVGDKPIALERGQVLFENGEVSLDLALKAEQAAEPVTVTGRIPLGPDQPLDVRVVSLGDGLRFLTGFTGGLVSWTKGDADLRLLLSGPVSAPEANGYVVLKNASFKAQDQKLSQVNGSVVFDFDRLEVQSLKGRVGSSGQLKGSGALALLRPAPEAKPLRLQLEKARIKLPIADVQVGADLTITGALVKPDVGGSLEISDGAIRPTRSMLVRPKSRAESKLLPTASVKGGDAQIVSADALLEQKWNFEDPLVLLGPNIEADSSRSLKASLPNLPFLGFNDLRLRLGPKLKVEVQPLANFTTAGLLTLNGALDPSLQLRGVVQLLTGRVSMFTTTFNLDRRAPNVAVFTPSLGLIPYVDVAMTSRVSDSVNLGTGSNAVSSSVFDTNGLGTLGGGGQLRLIKVMLTAAGPADRLADAIKLRSSPPLPQAQLLGLIGGNSLAGLSGADAGAALAAVLGQSLLSPVLGTLTDAFNQRLQFALYPTYVTPTVQNNQERTSGQVPPQLALVTDVGVALTDRFDFSVLAAPDRNDIPSQGTLTYQLNSRTSVSASVDTQGTWQSQLQVFLRF; this is encoded by the coding sequence ATGCTCGGAAGCGGTCCCGGGGGACGAACCAACAACGGGATCGTCAAGAGGCTCGGCATAGCTCTGATCGGCGGTTTCGTTGTCTGGATTGCTGCAGATCGCATCGTTTCGACTGTGTTCGATCGACTGCGCCCTGGCCTCGAAGAGCAGGTGGGCAAGCCCCTGGGACACCCTGTGAGCATCGGCACCTATCAGGGGTTGAGCCTGCGTGGGATCACGGTCGGCCCCATCAAGGTGCAGCGTGGTCGCCGTGATCAGTCCACTGCATCGGTGCAGCAGCTGACGATTGGAGTGAACCCCCTGGCCAGTCTGCAGCGGCTTCGGCCGGTGGTGACTGTGGGCGTCAAGGGAGCCCAGCTCGACCTGCGTCGCAATCCTCAAGGGGCGTACTGGGTGCTCGGTCCTCAGCCCAAGGGAGGCAAGCCGCCTCGCCTGGATCTGGATGTTCGGCTGACGGATTCGGCGCGACTGCAAATCGCACCGGCTGGATTAGCGCTCCGTGCAGCGGGACGGACATCGGTTCGCCTCGATGAGAATCGAGCTGACGTATCCCTGCAGGTGGCACTGCCGGATCGTGGACGGATCACCCTCCAGGGCCGGGGGCGTTGGGTTCGACCGGAACTGCAGCTGAGCACTCGCCTGGAACGGATCCGTTTGGAGCGTTATCAGGGGCTTTTGCCAGCCAAACTCCCCGTGCAACTGCGGGGTCAGCTGGGCGGAGATCTGCGTCTGGGCTGGAGGCAGGGACAGGCGAATTGCAGCGGGGGGATTTCCCTGGTTGGCGTTGAGGTGAGCGGTGAACCTCTCGACCAAACCCTGCGCTCGAAGCAACTGAAGATCAGCTGCCGTGGCAACGCTCTGTCGATCCCCACCAGTGAGTGGGCCTATGGAAACTATCGAGCCGATCTTGGCGGTCAGGTGCGCCTGAATCGCGCCTTCGATCTTCGTGGTGGCCTCCGGGAGCTCGGGCAGGACAGGCGCGTGGCCTTCCGTTTGCGGGGCGATTGGTATCGGCCGAAATTTCAACTTAAGGGCCGCTGGGCTCTGCCCGAAACGGTGGCTCTGGATGGGCCTCTGCAGTTGGCTGTTCAGCTGGGAGCTGATTGGCGTAATAACAAGGCCTGGACGGCCCAGCTCGATCGTCTAGATCTGCAAGCGCCGGGTGTGGCGTTGCAGGCGCGGGGGATGCTGCATCCTCAGCTTGATGTGACCAGCAAACAGCTCACTCTCGCGGGCCCGGCCTGGAAGAGACTGCCGCTGGTGCCTGAGTTCCTGGGGGCGAAGGTTCCTCTCCAGGGGCTGTTGAAGCTTCGAGGAGAGACGGCAAAACCCGTTATCAGTCTCGATCTCGCTCAGGCCAGCAATCCTCTCCTCGAGGCCTGGTCACTGAAGGCTGGCTGGAGCAGCGAAACCGGTCTTCTGCGGGTCGAGAACTTCCGCAGTCCTGACCTTCAAGCCCAGGCCCGTCTTCCGCTCGCACTTGGCGCAGAGGGCCTGGAAATCGGCGATCTGCAAGCTGATCTGAGGTTGGATCGCTATCCGCTGAAGCGCATCGGTCCGCTGCTTGGCACCCCAATGGATGGATCGATCAGCGCATCCGGACAGGTGCGTGGTCCGCTTCAGGCGCTTCGACCCGATCTCAACATTGCTGTCAATGAACCCCGTGCCGGAACGATTCGCCTGGTCGAGAACTGGAATGGACGCTTCGCAGGGCTGGCCGGAGGGGGTGGTGTCCTGACCATGGCGTCCGTTGGCGCGGTGGTGCAGGGGGAACTTGAAGCCAGGCTTGGTGCGAACTGGCTCCCGAATCGGGTGCTTCTGACCCGGCGTGGCGGGCGCATGGAGATGACCGGAACACCAGCGGCGTACCGCTGGATGGCGAAGGGACTCTCGATCGATGGAGTGGAGCTGGCCTTGCCTCCGAAGCAGCGCTGGGAGGGGCTCTATGGCCGGCTGAGTGGAGAGGGGACATTGGGACTGCAGCCATTGGCGATGGAGGCTGATCTCAGCCTCCATCGCCAATGGCTGATGGGTCTCCAACTGCGTCAGATTCTGCTGAGTGGTCGCTACAAGGATCGTCGCTATTCCATAACCGGTGAGCTCCTTCCACCGGATACGGGCCAGATCACGCTCGATGCCACAGGTCGACTAAATGGTGCCTTGGATGCCCATGTGGAAGCACGAGGACTCAGTGCCCGCTGGTTGACCAACAGCGCGCTCAGCCTGCCTCAGCTCAACGAAGAGCTGCCGGCCTCCATGGGGACGGCCACGGATCTGGGCACCCTGTTGGTGAACACCTTTGGGGGAACGCTTGACGGTCAGCTGCAGGCCCTTCGCGACGCCAGGGAGGCCCTGCTGAACGCGACCAAAACGAGCCGTGATCGCGATCCGCTTCATCTCAAGGATCTGAGAGGGCAGGTGGATGCGGTGATCGATGTGAAAGGTCCCAGGCTGAGTCGCCTCGATCTTGATCTCAAGGCCAGGGGCCATCTCTGGATCGAAGGACAGGACCAGGACTACGCCCTGCAGATCAAACCCTTCATCGCCAGGATCGAAGGACCGATCCAGGGCGGGGAAGGGAGTTTCTCATTGGAACATCTCCCTTTCAGCCTGCTAGCCCTCGTGGCTCCTGTCCCGCCAGCTCTTCAAGGGGCTGTTGGGCTCACGGGCCGCTACAAGCTGGACGGTGCATCACCCGAGCTCAGCACCGATCTCAAGCTGGAGGATGCGCGGGTTGGTGACAAGCCGATCGCTCTGGAGCGTGGGCAGGTGCTCTTTGAAAACGGAGAGGTTTCGCTTGACCTGGCGCTCAAAGCGGAGCAGGCGGCCGAGCCTGTCACTGTCACCGGCCGCATTCCGCTGGGCCCTGATCAACCTCTCGATGTGAGGGTGGTCAGCCTGGGTGACGGACTGCGTTTCCTGACCGGTTTCACCGGGGGGCTGGTGTCTTGGACCAAGGGAGATGCAGACCTGCGGCTCCTGCTGAGCGGACCGGTGTCGGCGCCTGAAGCCAATGGCTACGTGGTGCTGAAAAATGCCTCGTTCAAGGCTCAGGACCAAAAGTTGTCCCAGGTCAACGGGTCAGTCGTTTTCGATTTTGACCGGCTGGAGGTTCAGTCCCTGAAAGGTCGCGTCGGATCAAGCGGTCAGCTCAAAGGCAGTGGCGCCCTGGCTCTGCTCCGCCCTGCCCCTGAAGCCAAGCCGCTGCGACTGCAGTTGGAGAAGGCTCGGATCAAGCTGCCGATTGCAGACGTTCAGGTGGGTGCCGATCTCACGATCACTGGGGCCCTGGTGAAGCCTGATGTCGGCGGCAGTCTGGAGATCAGCGATGGCGCGATCCGGCCAACACGCTCGATGTTGGTGCGTCCCAAGAGCAGGGCGGAGTCCAAGCTTCTGCCCACGGCTTCCGTCAAAGGCGGTGATGCGCAGATTGTGTCTGCGGATGCCCTGCTCGAGCAGAAATGGAACTTTGAGGATCCTCTGGTGTTGCTGGGCCCAAATATCGAGGCGGATAGCAGCCGTTCGCTGAAGGCCTCGCTGCCGAATCTTCCCTTTCTCGGGTTCAACGATCTGCGACTCAGGCTGGGTCCCAAACTCAAAGTTGAGGTGCAGCCCCTCGCCAACTTCACTACGGCGGGGCTGCTGACCCTGAACGGTGCCCTGGACCCAAGCCTGCAGCTGCGTGGTGTGGTGCAGCTGCTCACCGGGCGCGTGTCGATGTTCACGACGACGTTCAACCTTGATCGTCGCGCTCCCAATGTGGCGGTGTTTACACCTTCCCTCGGTCTGATTCCCTATGTGGATGTGGCCATGACCAGCAGGGTCTCCGACAGCGTGAACCTGGGGACAGGCAGCAACGCAGTCTCCAGCTCAGTGTTCGATACCAATGGCCTTGGAACTCTCGGCGGTGGTGGCCAGTTGCGTTTGATCAAGGTGATGCTCACTGCCGCTGGGCCTGCTGACCGTTTGGCTGATGCCATCAAGCTGCGCAGTTCTCCGCCGCTGCCCCAGGCGCAGTTGCTGGGTCTGATCGGTGGCAACTCCCTGGCCGGCCTTTCCGGCGCCGATGCCGGTGCGGCTTTGGCGGCAGTTCTCGGCCAGTCGCTGCTCTCTCCAGTGCTCGGCACCTTGACGGATGCCTTCAATCAAAGGCTGCAGTTCGCCCTCTATCCCACCTATGTGACACCGACTGTGCAGAACAACCAGGAGCGCACCTCCGGACAGGTTCCTCCCCAGCTGGCTCTGGTCACCGATGTGGGCGTGGCGCTCACTGATCGCTTCGATTTCTCAGTTTTGGCTGCCCCTGACCGCAACGACATTCCCAGCCAAGGAACACTGACTTACCAGCTCAACTCCAGAACGAGCGTGTCCGCCTCCGTGGACACCCAGGGCACGTGGCAGTCTCAGCTTCAGGTTTTTCTGCGCTTCTGA
- a CDS encoding ROK family protein, whose product MAEPCVLGVDIGGTALKLGLFSADGALLADLQRPTPQPATPGSVCMELVEAIDMLDPERKAELVGIGLPGPMDAAARVARVCINLPGWEEVPLAGWLEPRLKRKVTLANDGNCALVGEAWKGAARGFQDVVLLTLGTGVGGGVMLGGALFTGHNGAAAEPGLITLDPEGPNCNSGNQGSLEQFASISGLGRLSAEDPAVLAEAAALGDAEALAIWREYGRLLGIGITSLVYVFTPQLVLVGGGLAGASAHFLPAVRQEVAQRVQAVSREGLCIEACALGNGAGRLGAARLALQRLG is encoded by the coding sequence ATGGCTGAGCCCTGTGTTCTGGGGGTTGATATCGGCGGAACCGCCCTCAAGCTCGGCCTGTTCAGCGCGGATGGCGCCTTGCTGGCTGATCTCCAGCGACCCACGCCTCAACCGGCAACACCGGGATCCGTGTGCATGGAGCTGGTGGAGGCGATCGACATGCTCGATCCGGAGAGGAAGGCTGAACTGGTGGGGATTGGGCTTCCCGGACCGATGGATGCAGCGGCCCGGGTGGCGAGGGTGTGTATCAATCTGCCCGGATGGGAGGAGGTTCCCCTGGCCGGATGGCTGGAGCCACGCCTCAAGCGCAAGGTCACCCTGGCCAACGATGGCAACTGCGCTCTGGTGGGAGAGGCCTGGAAGGGGGCTGCCCGGGGGTTTCAGGATGTGGTGCTCCTCACCCTGGGCACTGGCGTTGGCGGTGGGGTGATGCTTGGAGGCGCGCTGTTCACTGGCCACAACGGTGCCGCTGCAGAGCCTGGTCTCATCACCCTCGACCCAGAAGGCCCTAACTGCAACAGCGGCAATCAAGGATCGCTCGAACAATTCGCCAGCATCAGCGGCCTGGGGCGTCTCAGCGCTGAGGATCCCGCCGTTCTTGCTGAAGCTGCTGCTCTCGGTGATGCCGAGGCTCTGGCGATCTGGCGTGAATACGGCCGCTTGCTGGGGATCGGGATCACGTCGCTGGTGTACGTGTTCACACCACAACTCGTGTTGGTGGGTGGAGGCCTGGCCGGAGCCAGTGCTCATTTTCTTCCAGCCGTTCGCCAGGAGGTGGCTCAGCGGGTCCAGGCCGTTTCGAGGGAAGGTCTTTGCATCGAAGCCTGTGCCCTGGGAAATGGAGCCGGTCGTCTTGGCGCAGCCCGGCTCGCTTTGCAGCGCTTGGGCTGA